A genomic window from Ignavibacteria bacterium includes:
- a CDS encoding SBBP repeat-containing protein, protein MKRSLMLIALIILTMDSFAQVQQEWVRTFNTMPDYYDHALKLIVDGNGNIICSGNNSNNELVLIKYDERGDVLWLKRYNFMQNNQNQAISDIQIDSSNNIFLTGYFDWNKVLTIMLNENGDTVWSRIFESNSTGVFRGPSIAVDSNIYVCLDGFDTVSNAMILKYDKTGNLLWMRNIVSAPITDLVKVMIDYQGNIILTGSYFFSLGNNSDIFIVKLKPDGNLIWRKNYNAGYPDSPYDMFIDRNNNTYILGQTGSVSLGFPVFSTFKYDSSGNNLWLSKYSATGFADDRPSAIYADYKGNVYITGSSHRTSSQFDITTIKYDSMGDSIWVRRFNGSTNDTDCSNSIAVNSSGDIFVSGYTKGLYGYNFINISYSSNGVINWIDTIPAFINQALLSTSSIKVSESENLYSLGSSWTANTNYDMTTIKYLNYSIGIQPISTEIPQYFSLHQNYPNPFNPSTKIKFQIPLMKGVSGEAGQLVTPGRDGVFTSLKIFDILGREVRSLVNESLNPGIYEADFNAAELPSGIYFYKLQAGGFVDSKKMVYVK, encoded by the coding sequence ATGAAAAGATCATTAATGTTGATTGCCCTTATTATTTTAACGATGGATTCTTTTGCCCAGGTGCAGCAGGAGTGGGTAAGGACATTTAATACCATGCCTGATTATTACGATCATGCTCTCAAACTTATTGTTGATGGTAACGGAAACATTATATGTTCTGGGAATAATAGCAATAATGAATTAGTATTAATTAAATATGATGAACGCGGAGATGTATTATGGTTAAAAAGATATAATTTTATGCAGAACAATCAAAATCAAGCAATTTCAGATATTCAAATTGATTCTTCTAATAATATTTTCCTTACCGGTTATTTTGATTGGAATAAAGTTTTAACAATTATGTTAAATGAAAATGGCGATACAGTTTGGAGCAGAATTTTTGAATCTAACTCCACCGGGGTTTTTCGCGGACCGTCAATAGCAGTAGATTCAAATATCTATGTTTGTCTTGATGGATTTGATACTGTAAGTAATGCAATGATTTTAAAATACGATAAAACAGGAAATCTTTTGTGGATGAGAAATATTGTAAGTGCTCCAATAACTGATTTAGTAAAAGTTATGATAGATTATCAAGGAAACATTATTCTTACGGGTTCTTATTTTTTTTCTCTAGGAAATAATTCAGATATTTTTATAGTCAAGTTAAAACCAGACGGAAATTTAATATGGCGCAAAAACTATAATGCAGGTTATCCCGATTCTCCTTATGATATGTTTATTGACAGGAATAACAATACATATATTTTAGGGCAAACAGGATCAGTAAGTTTGGGTTTTCCTGTCTTTTCTACTTTTAAGTATGATTCATCAGGAAACAATTTGTGGTTAAGTAAATATTCAGCAACAGGTTTTGCAGATGATAGACCTTCTGCAATATATGCAGACTATAAAGGAAATGTGTATATAACTGGTTCTAGTCATAGAACTTCTTCTCAATTTGATATTACTACCATAAAATATGACAGTATGGGCGATTCTATCTGGGTAAGGCGATTTAATGGTTCTACTAATGATACTGATTGCAGTAATTCTATAGCAGTAAATTCATCGGGTGATATTTTTGTTTCAGGGTACACAAAAGGCTTGTATGGTTATAATTTCATAAACATTTCATATAGTTCAAACGGAGTGATTAATTGGATTGATACAATCCCGGCTTTCATAAATCAGGCATTACTTTCAACTTCATCAATAAAGGTAAGTGAATCAGAAAATTTATATTCGCTGGGAAGTTCATGGACCGCAAACACAAATTATGATATGACCACTATAAAGTATCTTAATTATTCAATTGGCATTCAACCTATCTCAACAGAAATCCCGCAATACTTCTCTCTTCACCAAAATTACCCAAATCCATTCAACCCATCTACTAAAATAAAATTCCAGATTCCCCTCATGAAAGGGGTATCCGGCGAAGCCGGACAGCTTGTCACGCCAGGGCGTGATGGTGTGTTCACTTCGCTTAAAATATTCGATATCCTCGGCAGGGAAGTACGCTCACTTGTTAATGAAAGCCTCAACCCCGGAATTTACGAAGCTGATTTCAATGCAGCAGAGCTGCCAAGCGGTATATATTTTTATAAGTTACAGGCAGGCGGGTTTGTTGACTCAAAAAAGATGGTATATGTAAAATAA
- a CDS encoding T9SS type A sorting domain-containing protein — protein MNTGYVVSQLSFNSAVLKTTNSGESWINISSVNGLKSYDLDFINQNTGFICGLDDMFFSKIFKTTNSGLNWIDCNIQEDFAEFFDIHFINSNTGFCVGEVGKIYKTTNAGNNWTKLNNPSTNDLIRNIFFLNDNTGWFSAGAETGSLYRTTNCGLNWQYYIYGFHEIHSTHFFNDSVGLGCGTNGHNSSRFYRTTNGGANWTVSQFANVIVLETVIMISNLNGWLSGLTNDLRGNIYRTTNGGNNWVLQFSSTEPMPLTKLYAYDSSNVWGISNNGKILKYGDLTGINPISSEIPIHFSLYQNYPNPFNPSTKIKFQIPLMKGVSGEAGQLVTPGREGVFTSLRVFDILGREVRSLVNENLNPGIYEADFNAADLPSGVYFYKLQAGEFIDTKKMILIK, from the coding sequence ATGAATACGGGCTATGTTGTAAGCCAGCTGAGTTTTAATTCTGCTGTATTGAAAACTACAAATAGTGGAGAAAGTTGGATCAATATATCGTCGGTTAATGGTTTAAAAAGCTATGACCTGGATTTCATCAATCAAAATACCGGGTTCATTTGTGGCCTGGACGATATGTTTTTTTCCAAGATATTTAAGACAACTAATAGTGGATTAAACTGGATTGATTGCAACATACAAGAAGACTTCGCAGAATTCTTTGATATTCACTTTATAAATTCAAATACAGGCTTTTGTGTAGGAGAAGTTGGAAAGATATATAAGACAACCAATGCAGGTAACAACTGGACAAAACTTAACAATCCATCAACAAATGATCTTATAAGAAACATTTTTTTTCTGAATGATAATACCGGTTGGTTTAGTGCGGGTGCAGAAACAGGATCTCTTTACAGAACAACAAATTGTGGACTAAATTGGCAGTACTATATATATGGATTTCATGAGATTCATTCCACTCATTTTTTCAACGATTCAGTTGGTTTAGGCTGTGGTACAAATGGACACAATTCTTCAAGATTCTACCGAACCACAAACGGCGGTGCAAACTGGACAGTTTCACAATTTGCGAATGTAATTGTTCTGGAAACCGTTATTATGATAAGTAATCTAAATGGGTGGCTCTCCGGTTTGACAAATGATCTTAGAGGAAATATTTATAGAACAACAAACGGTGGAAATAATTGGGTGCTTCAATTTTCTTCAACCGAACCAATGCCTCTAACAAAATTATATGCATATGACTCATCTAATGTATGGGGCATAAGTAATAATGGTAAAATTTTAAAGTATGGTGATCTAACAGGTATCAACCCTATCTCATCAGAAATTCCAATCCATTTCTCACTTTACCAAAATTACCCAAATCCATTCAATCCATCAACTAAAATAAAATTCCAGATTCCCCTCATGAAAGGGGTATCCGGCGAAGCCGGACAGCTTGTCACGCCAGGGCGTGAGGGTGTGTTCACTTCGCTTAGAGTATTCGATATTCTTGGCAGGGAAGTACGCTCACTTGTTAATGAAAACCTCAACCCCGGAATTTACGAAGCTGATTTCAATGCGGCTGACTTGCCAAGCGGTGTGTATTTTTATAAGTTACAGGCAGGGGAGTTTATAGATACGAAAAAAATGATATTAATAAAATAA
- a CDS encoding T9SS type A sorting domain-containing protein, whose protein sequence is MKKIIVIVIFLLCSAVNSHGQWNKVNSGISDYLFSAFFINTQTGYIGGQDSPGRIYKTVNGGLNWNLVLATAGNERFECLFFINEQTGWAGSYYGLTYKTTNGGANWSYSVIQGRVRRIQFLNQLTGFAVTSQGARKSTNGGLSWFSVLNASEGIGLKFFNTEIGLVSIQNGSFSKIFKTVNGGLNWTEVYNEPLATGINNFSFINNSTGYASGNYKLTLKTIDQGSSWTEVFKDPSSVSVIYDHRVIHFVDANLGYACGQYLIPGPSTYRGAVFNKTTNGGLTWEFQSITPGIHNVWAFEDMQIVDGQIGFVVGSSGNVYKSTNAGFVGIQPISTEIPQYFSLHQNYPNPFNPSTKIKFQIPLLRGVSGEAGQLVTPGRDGVFTSLKIFDILGREVRTLVNENLKPGIYEADFNSTDLPSGVYFYKLNAGEFVATKKMILMK, encoded by the coding sequence ATGAAAAAAATCATTGTAATAGTAATTTTTTTGCTGTGCAGTGCAGTAAATTCCCATGGACAGTGGAATAAGGTAAATTCCGGTATTAGCGATTACCTTTTTTCTGCTTTTTTTATTAATACTCAAACGGGGTATATTGGCGGACAAGATAGCCCGGGGAGGATATATAAAACAGTAAATGGTGGCTTAAACTGGAATCTTGTTTTGGCAACTGCCGGTAACGAAAGATTTGAATGTCTATTTTTCATTAATGAACAGACAGGCTGGGCTGGTTCATATTACGGATTAACATACAAAACTACAAACGGCGGTGCAAACTGGTCGTATTCAGTTATACAGGGAAGAGTAAGAAGGATTCAATTCTTAAATCAATTAACCGGGTTTGCGGTTACCTCGCAGGGTGCAAGAAAATCAACGAATGGGGGATTGAGCTGGTTTAGTGTCTTAAATGCCAGCGAAGGTATAGGCTTGAAGTTTTTTAATACAGAAATTGGATTGGTATCTATTCAGAATGGGTCTTTTTCAAAAATCTTTAAGACAGTAAACGGTGGCTTAAATTGGACAGAAGTATATAACGAACCACTTGCAACTGGAATAAACAATTTTTCTTTCATCAATAATTCAACAGGTTATGCCTCGGGAAATTATAAACTTACTTTAAAAACAATTGATCAGGGTTCATCATGGACAGAAGTATTCAAAGATCCTTCTTCAGTTTCAGTAATTTATGATCATAGGGTTATACATTTTGTTGATGCGAACCTTGGCTATGCTTGCGGTCAGTATTTAATTCCCGGACCTTCCACATATAGGGGCGCTGTTTTTAATAAAACTACAAATGGTGGTTTAACCTGGGAATTTCAATCAATAACTCCCGGTATTCATAATGTTTGGGCTTTTGAAGATATGCAAATTGTTGACGGACAGATTGGTTTCGTTGTAGGCAGTAGTGGAAATGTTTATAAATCCACAAACGCTGGATTTGTTGGCATTCAACCTATCTCAACAGAAATCCCGCAATACTTCTCTCTTCACCAAAATTACCCAAATCCATTCAACCCATCAACTAAAATAAAATTCCAGATTCCCCTCTTGAGAGGGGTGTCCGGCGAAGCCGGACAGCTTGTCACGCCAGGGCGTGATGGTGTGTTCACTTCGCTAAAAATATTCGATATCCTCGGCAGGGAAGTACGTACTCTGGTTAACGAAAACCTGAAGCCGGGAATTTATGAAGCAGATTTTAATTCAACTGACTTGCCTAGCGGTGTTTATTTTTATAAACTGAATGCAGGAGAGTTTGTAGCTACAAAAAAGATGATTCTGATGAAATAA
- the guaA gene encoding glutamine-hydrolyzing GMP synthase: MHADKIIIIDFGSQYTKLIARKVRECHVYSEVIACTADMQSLVNDKTIKGIILSGGPQSVYMKNAYSLAELILGLKVPILGICYGLQLLSHHFKGSVKGGKTREFGKTNIHITSAKGILSGVDRDLTVWMSHNDHIKKLPQGFKATSKSENGLISSFEAVKQRIYGVQFHPEVNHTEQGKKILNNFLYRICRIKNKWQMGSFVHEKVKEIKELVGNERAICAMSGGVDSAVAAFMIHKAIGRNLICVHIDNGLMRKNESAEIVKYFKGRLNLKFIDASKLFLKRLEGVTDPEKKRKIIGKTFIDVFQDFAKKQSKGKNKIKYLVQGTLYPDVIESSSFHGPSVTIKTHHNVGGLPKSLHMKLIEPFRELFKDEVRVIGRLLKIPEVILGRHPFPGPGLAVRILGAVTKEKLDILREADYIYRLNLHKHGLYDKIWQAFAVLLPVSTVGVMGDLRTYEKVVALRAVESVDGMTANWFPMPAKALEEISTGITNNVKGINRVVYDISNKPPSTIEWE; the protein is encoded by the coding sequence ATGCACGCAGATAAAATAATAATAATCGATTTCGGCTCACAATACACCAAGCTTATAGCCCGCAAGGTAAGGGAGTGTCATGTATATTCAGAAGTAATTGCCTGCACAGCTGATATGCAAAGCCTTGTAAATGATAAGACCATAAAAGGCATAATACTTTCAGGCGGACCGCAGAGTGTTTACATGAAAAACGCCTATTCACTAGCAGAGCTAATTTTAGGGCTTAAGGTCCCGATACTTGGAATATGTTACGGTCTGCAGCTTCTTTCACATCACTTTAAGGGAAGTGTAAAGGGAGGCAAAACCAGAGAGTTCGGCAAAACCAATATTCATATTACTTCAGCAAAAGGTATCCTGAGCGGAGTTGACCGTGATCTGACGGTTTGGATGAGCCATAATGACCATATTAAAAAGCTGCCTCAGGGTTTTAAAGCTACTTCAAAAAGCGAGAACGGTCTTATCAGCAGCTTTGAAGCAGTAAAGCAAAGAATTTACGGCGTTCAGTTCCACCCGGAAGTTAATCACACCGAGCAGGGGAAAAAAATACTGAATAATTTCCTTTACCGTATCTGCAGAATAAAAAATAAATGGCAGATGGGTTCATTTGTACATGAAAAGGTAAAGGAAATTAAAGAGCTTGTTGGTAATGAAAGGGCAATTTGCGCAATGAGCGGCGGGGTTGATTCCGCAGTGGCAGCTTTTATGATCCATAAAGCAATCGGCAGGAACCTCATCTGCGTTCATATTGATAACGGTCTTATGCGCAAGAATGAAAGCGCAGAAATTGTAAAGTATTTCAAAGGCAGGCTTAATTTAAAATTCATAGATGCATCAAAGCTGTTTCTGAAACGACTCGAGGGTGTAACTGACCCTGAAAAAAAGCGTAAAATTATAGGAAAAACATTCATTGATGTGTTCCAGGATTTCGCCAAAAAACAATCCAAAGGCAAAAACAAAATTAAATACCTTGTGCAGGGCACATTATACCCTGATGTTATTGAATCATCATCATTTCACGGGCCGAGTGTAACAATAAAAACACATCATAATGTTGGCGGTTTGCCGAAATCTCTGCATATGAAGCTTATCGAGCCTTTCAGGGAACTATTCAAGGACGAAGTCCGTGTAATAGGCAGGCTGCTAAAGATACCGGAAGTTATTTTGGGAAGGCATCCATTCCCGGGTCCCGGGCTTGCGGTAAGGATACTTGGTGCAGTTACCAAAGAAAAACTTGATATATTACGTGAAGCCGACTATATTTACAGGTTAAACCTGCATAAACACGGTTTATACGATAAAATCTGGCAGGCTTTTGCAGTTTTACTGCCGGTTTCTACTGTGGGTGTTATGGGTGATCTGAGGACATACGAAAAAGTAGTGGCATTAAGGGCTGTTGAAAGCGTTGATGGCATGACAGCTAACTGGTTTCCAATGCCGGCAAAAGCTCTTGAGGAAATTTCGACCGGTATAACAAACAATGTAAAAGGAATTAACAGGGTGGTTTACGATATAAGCAATAAACCGCCATCTACTATAGAATGGGAATAA